A single region of the Thioalkalivibrio nitratireducens DSM 14787 genome encodes:
- a CDS encoding NusG domain II-containing protein, with protein MKWGLRWGDGLMIALATAGVTASFLLVYSPVDPAQTGPVALVVTQAGVPERQYPLDRDRGIRIEGVAGVTEVEIRAGRARCLRSPGSQGICEGAGWLERPGDLAVSLPNRLVLQVAGSRPAFDSMHY; from the coding sequence ATGAAATGGGGCCTGCGCTGGGGAGACGGGCTGATGATCGCGCTGGCCACGGCCGGGGTCACGGCCAGCTTCCTGCTGGTCTATTCCCCAGTGGACCCGGCACAAACCGGCCCGGTAGCGCTGGTGGTCACCCAGGCGGGTGTCCCGGAACGGCAGTACCCGCTGGACCGGGATCGCGGGATCCGCATCGAAGGCGTGGCGGGTGTCACCGAGGTCGAGATCCGCGCCGGTCGCGCCCGCTGCCTGCGTTCCCCGGGGAGCCAGGGCATCTGCGAGGGCGCCGGCTGGCTGGAGCGCCCGGGCGACCTCGCGGTTAGCCTTCCGAACCGGCTGGTGCTGCAGGTCGCGGGCTCGCGCCCGGCGTTCGACAGCATGCACTACTGA
- a CDS encoding FAD:protein FMN transferase, which produces MTAPPAAPGHAGPGFWLLLLGALWLAGCTDAPEPDTDRLTFYAFGTIVDVTLYPAGVHDLLRIESELGADLEAMHDLWHAWEPGPLVRTNDLLAAGEAFSAPPSILTLVERAQELDALTGGLFNPALGRLVAAWGFHQNEAAGPPPTPATLAALLEDPPRMADIEREGTRLRGRHPELQLDFGGLAKGLAIARSLERLAELGVEHAIVNAGGDLMTMGRPAHRAWRIGIRDPRAAQVLASVELGSGEALFTSGDYERGYEWEGERMHHVIDPRSGRPARGLTSATVLHDDPVLADAAATTLMIAGPDAWPRYARRLGAELALVTLPDGTVELTPAIASRVEFQREVTSRIRTAEAAGAGLTR; this is translated from the coding sequence ATGACCGCCCCCCCGGCCGCCCCTGGCCACGCGGGCCCTGGTTTCTGGCTCCTGCTGCTGGGGGCGCTGTGGCTGGCGGGCTGTACCGACGCGCCGGAGCCCGACACCGACCGCCTGACCTTCTATGCCTTCGGGACGATAGTCGACGTTACGCTGTATCCGGCCGGCGTGCACGACCTGTTGCGGATCGAGTCCGAACTGGGTGCCGACCTCGAAGCCATGCACGACTTGTGGCATGCCTGGGAACCGGGTCCGCTGGTTCGAACCAACGACCTGCTCGCAGCAGGCGAGGCGTTCAGCGCTCCGCCGTCGATCCTGACGCTGGTCGAACGCGCACAGGAACTCGACGCCCTGACCGGCGGGCTGTTCAATCCCGCACTCGGCCGCCTCGTTGCGGCCTGGGGTTTCCATCAGAATGAAGCGGCGGGGCCGCCGCCCACGCCGGCGACACTCGCGGCGTTGCTGGAAGACCCTCCGCGCATGGCCGACATCGAGCGGGAAGGTACCCGGCTGCGCGGACGGCATCCGGAGCTGCAGCTAGATTTCGGCGGGCTCGCGAAGGGGTTGGCGATCGCACGCAGCCTCGAACGGCTGGCCGAACTCGGGGTGGAACACGCGATCGTGAATGCCGGCGGCGACCTGATGACCATGGGGCGCCCGGCACACCGGGCCTGGCGGATCGGAATCCGGGATCCGCGGGCTGCCCAGGTGCTGGCCAGCGTGGAACTCGGATCCGGCGAAGCGCTGTTCACTTCCGGGGACTACGAACGCGGCTACGAATGGGAGGGCGAGCGTATGCATCATGTGATCGATCCCCGCAGCGGTCGCCCCGCCCGAGGGCTCACGTCGGCGACCGTGCTGCACGATGATCCCGTGCTGGCCGATGCTGCCGCCACCACCCTGATGATCGCCGGCCCCGATGCCTGGCCCCGGTACGCGCGGCGCCTGGGTGCGGAGCTGGCGCTGGTCACGCTGCCGGACGGCACGGTCGAACTGACCCCGGCGATCGCCTCCAGGGTCGAGTTCCAGCGCGAGGTGACTTCGCGGATCCGCACGGCGGAAGCCGCAGGGGCCGGACTGACGCGATGA
- the gshB gene encoding glutathione synthase, which produces MPEQLSIGVVMDPIQAIKPAKDSTFAMLLAMARRGHRAHYLELSDLWLRDGAVLARSRPVTVRDQAHDYHRLGDPVEGPVDRFDILLMRKDPPFDLEYIYATYLLEIAENAGVRVVNRPRSLRDVNEKAFTAHFPQCCPPTLITRDRARIRDFLAEQQRIVVKPMDGMGGASVFRLDQGDPNVSVILETITRFDRRTVIAQRFLPEYRQGDKRIILIHGEPVEYALARIPAQGESRANLAAGGRGEAVPLTERDRWICAQLAPELRARGLDFVGLDVIGDYLTEINVTSPTGVRELDRARGLDIAGMFIRFLDTGTA; this is translated from the coding sequence ATGCCCGAGCAGCTTTCCATCGGCGTGGTCATGGACCCGATCCAGGCCATCAAGCCGGCCAAGGATTCGACCTTCGCGATGCTACTGGCGATGGCCCGGCGTGGCCATCGCGCGCACTATCTCGAGCTCTCCGATCTCTGGCTGCGGGACGGGGCGGTTCTGGCCCGCAGCCGGCCGGTCACCGTGCGCGACCAGGCGCACGACTACCACCGACTCGGGGATCCGGTCGAAGGCCCGGTCGACCGCTTCGACATCCTGCTGATGCGCAAGGATCCCCCGTTCGACCTCGAGTACATCTACGCGACCTACCTGCTGGAGATTGCCGAGAACGCCGGCGTACGCGTGGTGAACCGCCCCCGGTCCCTGCGCGACGTGAACGAGAAGGCATTCACTGCGCACTTTCCCCAGTGCTGCCCGCCGACGCTGATCACCCGGGACCGCGCGCGCATCCGGGACTTCCTCGCCGAGCAGCAGCGGATCGTGGTCAAACCGATGGACGGCATGGGCGGAGCCTCGGTATTCCGCCTGGACCAGGGCGACCCGAACGTATCGGTGATCCTGGAGACGATCACCCGCTTCGACCGGCGCACCGTGATCGCCCAGCGTTTCCTGCCCGAGTATCGCCAGGGCGACAAGCGCATCATCCTGATCCACGGCGAGCCGGTCGAGTACGCGCTGGCACGCATTCCCGCGCAGGGCGAATCCCGCGCCAACCTGGCCGCTGGCGGGCGCGGCGAGGCGGTGCCCCTGACCGAGCGCGACCGCTGGATCTGCGCGCAGCTGGCGCCGGAGTTGCGTGCCCGCGGGCTCGATTTCGTCGGCCTGGACGTGATCGGCGACTACCTCACCGAGATCAACGTGACCAGCCCCACCGGCGTCCGCGAGCTCGATCGGGCGCGCGGGCTGGACATCGCGGGCATGTTCATCCGCTTCCTGGACACCGGCACGGCATGA